In Ovis aries strain OAR_USU_Benz2616 breed Rambouillet chromosome 13, ARS-UI_Ramb_v3.0, whole genome shotgun sequence, the genomic window TTGTGGCCTCACTGGTAGACAGAGGTCTTAGAAGCAATTACCTTGTTTCTTGATGCTTTTACCAGGCACCTTACACCTTTGTTGAATTATCTTCAAAGATCTCACAGTATAAATCCTATTCTGACTGCAATGTTATCCTGAGTATTTTGGGTTCTACCAGCAACTCAATGAAACTGCAGGTGGTCTTGAGGTCTCTGACGCCCATAATCAACCATGATCACCTCAGGATGAGTGGTTCCTGGGTGTCCAGTTAATCACTGACCAGGAACATTCAGGGAAATCATCAAGCATTCATCACCACACATACAGAACTAACCAAAGGCACAAAGGAAAGTTGATGTTGGGAAGATGAAAGCTTGTGCCTAGCAATCTCTTAATCATCTGGATATTCAACTTCTACCTTTGTTGCTTATGTAGGTTGCTAAGAGGGATGCTCTGGAATTCACCCCATTTGCTATAGATGTTGGGTTCCGCCATATTGACTGTGCTCATGCTTACCAAAATGAAGAGCAGATAGGCCAGGCCATTCGAAGCAAGATTGCAGATGGCACTGTGAAGAGAGAAGACATATTCTGCACTTCGAAGgtactgtgtgtgttgtgtgtgtgcacatatgtgcaAATGATTATGCCCAGGTGACAATTATATAATAGGATCCTTTGATGAAGAGTTGCTTGGTGAACTATGCTTATTGATAAATTCCTAAAGTAttagagttccctggtggttcagtgcttaaGACTTGGCACTTTAATGCCATGTGCCctgatttgatccttggttggggaagtaaTATCAGACAAGCCTTGCAGTAAGGCCAAAATAAGTTACCTAAAGTATTCTTAATACAACTTTTATTCTTTAACCTCTGCAGCTTTGGTGCACATCCTTTCGACCAGAGTTGGTCCAACCAGCCTTGGAAAAGTCACTGAAAAGTCTTCAACTGGACTATGTCGATCTCTATATTATGCATTATCCACTGGCTCTGAAGGTTAGAAATTTGTGTGATCACATCAGTGTTACATCTTGTGTTAGAATGTGCATCAACTTGCATGGATGGttaaattaagatttttcttaGTAGGTTGAAGGGATGAttatactagagtagaatcctcCACAATCATTTGTGATCATCTTTTTACTGAGTTTCTCTGAATCCCTTATATACCTTCCAGAGAAAGGAGTTAATATTCTGAGATTCTCTGCCAGAAAAACTTGAGGAAATAGAACTAGGTGAGTTCTGCACACAGTCCTTGTTATAACTCCTGAGTGTCTGGGGATTTCACGAACCAAGAGTTTAGTGCAGCTGTGGTGAGCATGAGCACGATGAGTTTCTCTTGTCTTTCATCCTTTCAAGTTGAGCATATTTGGTGGTGCTCCTTCTGAGTGCGTCTAAACTTTGTACCTATGCAGGGACTTGGGATAACTTTCCTGCACTCTCCCTAGTCTTCAGATGAGGTTTGTAGACTGCACTTATCCATTAAGAAAGGTTTACTTAGAACACTTGATGTCAAGTCACAGAAATGAATTCAAACCATCCAGTGCAAAATAGCTTAGTGGTCTACATAGATGGCAAGTTCCAGCCACAGACAGAAATGATGGTTGCAGTACTCTACAGATGTGTCTCCTTTTCCTATCCCTTATAAAGGCACTACTCATggtttactttatttttactgaaCATTTTCCATCGGTGGGAAATTTGACCTTGGGGTAGCTCAAGGCTCATGGTCATGAACATATGAGAACATGTctgggtcttccacattccaTATCAACCTAATGAGATCCCTGCTGGTTCATGTGCCTGTCCTAGGGCACCTGAAGCTCAAAGGGAAAAGAGAGTCTGATTATCTAGACCAGGTCAAGATAGCAAATTTTATTCTGGAAATGAAGTCATGTAACTTACTGCCATTCCCAGCTCATAGAGGCATTTGGAAACAGGCAAGTACAAGAACAGACAAAATTCACAGAAGTCACAGGAAGTTCCTTTTAGGACCTAGAAAAATTGTACTTATTACAACATATATTTAATGTAAGAGATTAGAATAAGTCTCCCTCCTAAAGACATTGCTTATATACACAAATCACTTTGCAAATATTATCTAGTATCTAGAAAGTTTTAAACCTAACTCATggaggtttaatccctggtgcCAGGCAGGCTGGCTAAATGTGGGGAAATTATTTGTGACATCTCTAAAATGACTGCTTCTATTCTAGCCAGGAGAAGAATTATATCcaaaagatgaaaatggaaaactgATAGCTGACTCAGTGGATCTCTGTCGCACATGGGAGGTGAGTATGAGGAGCAGAGAGActggggaggagccaggagagTGGGAACTCCCTTCATTTCTTCCACCTGTGAGAATGCGCCGTGGACCATCAGACTCAGCAGTTCATGAATCTAAGGGCTGGGATGCTGGGTTTGTGGGGAGGAAGCCATTGCTGTAATGTTTACAGAGAGGAATGGAGGAGGAGAATATGGGGCAGTGCAGACAGGCATCTCTTTCCTTCCATATGATGTGTCTTCTCCAGGGTTCAAGGAGCaaacaatatttctttttatatcatgtcttcttcccctctttcctttttGATAATTGATGCTAATTCTTGATGGATGATGGTGATTACCGATgttttccagcatttattcttgCTCTGTCTTTCCATGTAATTGTTCatcacccctccctcccaggccctggagaaGTGCAAGGATGCAGGGCTGGCCAAATCCATTGGGGTGTCCAACTTCAACCACAAGCAGCTGGAGAAGATCCTGAACAAGCCGGGGCTCAAGTACAAGCCCGTCTGCAACCAGGTGAGCAGCTCAgcttctctccctcctgcccttcGGAACCTTCTTTTTGCCCTGGAGTCTGATGTCTGTCTGTCCTCCTCTCCTGTTCATCTGACCACTGTGGACAGGAGATTCTAAACAGCTGAGTTCCTGTCTGCATGGTGTGTATAAAATCCAAAATGGTATCTCTGTCTGTGAATATGGGTGGAAAAGTGCAGAGATCTTCCTGGTAGAATGCAGAAGTAAAGGAAGGAGGTATTTCCCTGAGATGAAAGGATGGCCAAGTCACAGGGTGAAAGTGCCCTGGAGTGAAATTTGTACAGGAAGGAAAACCATGAAAATGTGGAATGGGAAATAAATTGATATAGAGGCAAATCAGCTGAGATGGGTGTTAAGGGTTTGTGTGGGGTTCTGATGGCTGAATCCTTAGTCTTGGTGTTGCAGTGTTTATAAGTCTTTAACAGGGAGCACAGTTGAGAAAACTGTGTTGGAGATGATGAAAATCATTCAGGTTAGAGGGTGAAGTTAAAGGCTCATTGTGACGCTAACACTCTATGAATTTTACTCATGAATATCTACTCAAATGTAGAGTCCATCTTTTGGTTAGTCAGTCTCAGActggttttcccatctatgtCCATCATAAATTAAGTGTATAAacaaatttttctctatttctctgttgatattaatatttccaatttacatttaatgttatggtttttcctttatcattctttaaactttttgcctttctctgtcattTAATATTACATTTCCATAATACGTGACACTCTTCTCTATTGGTTTTCTACAGGTGGAATGTCACCCTTATCTCAATCAGAGGAAACTGTTGGATTTCTGCAAGTCACATGATATTGTTCTTGTTGCCTATAGTGCTCTGGGATCCCAAAGAGTAAAAGGATGGTACTGAACTCTAATGAAAGCAATAGGGAGTTTATGTAAAATTCAATTTTTGATGAGATAGTTTAAATCATACAATACTCAGATAACTCTCATAGGCcgaggggagagagaaaagtaatggaatgaattcttttcttttatcttcccATCACCCAGCCAATTTTTCTAGATTGTATTAGCTTTTCAACTCACGAATAAGAAATGCCTACATTAAAATCTATATGTAATCTCCCAGTTGAGACCAGAGACACAAGCTTATGTCATGATTTACTTATTAACTAatgagcacattttaaaaaataggcgtTCCAAGGTTCACTTACCTTATGTCTACAGTTGAGATAGTAGTATTTAACTCCTAGGTTTCTATCAtgatagaaaaaaatttcaatttgaaCCATTTTGGTAAGCATCTATAGTAGaataatgatgaaataaatgTCTCTTATTTTGAGACCTCGCGATTTTTATCAATACTttagaaaaagtgaaatttaCAAACAATTCTTGgtctttccttttgcttctctactCATGCCCTTgattatataagaaaaaacacccttgaaaATTAAAGGACAAAAAAATCCATGAGTTTGGCAGTCCTGGTCTCAACTCAATAATGCCTCTGAGTTACCTGCAGAGTTTTGTAAACACAGAATAGGAGGTGACACAGTTGACGTTCTGATTCAGTTTGTTTTCAGATCTGCCATGGAATTTGTATTTCTTACAAGATCCCAGTTGATAGTGATGATGCTGGTCAATGAACTATACTTTGCGAAGCTCTGGTCTAGAGTGAACCTCTTGttctatttggaaaaatattcagaaactgAGTATTTAGTCTCAGCTCCTCAGcatttttgaatttccttccagGGTGAACCCAAACCACCCCGTTCTCCTGGAGGACCCAGTTCTCTCTGCCATTGCTCAAAAGCACAAGAAAACGGCAGCTCTGGTTGCCCTTCGCTACCAGATACAACGTGGGGTTGTGGTTCTGGCCAAGGGTAACAACAAGAAGTGGATCAAAGAGAACATGCAGGTGATGATGAGTGGGGCTGTGGGCAGAGGGCTCCTCAGGAATATCCTTCACGAGGGCTCTCAGACTATCTTTGGGCCAAAACGAGTTACCTGATCTTTCCCTGTGTGTGAATGCCTGGTAGTTTTCTCCTTCTGCTGTGGCAACAGGAGAAGCATTATGGCTGGAGAGGGTTACGGTTGGACAGAAAATGGAGATTTTCGCTTGAGCATTACATTGGGGCAATGTATTCTGTCACTTTGTGCAAATTacatcttattttcttcattctcaaTTATGCAATTGCAttatgtgattttctttcttatactGCTTGAACTGTATAATCAAACACCATAGGTTGAGTGGCTGAGAAAAAAAACTGgaatttgtttctcacagttctgaagctGGAGATCTGAGATCAGAGTGCCTGTGTGGTCAGGTGAGGCTGCTCCTCCAAGTCACAGGTTACTCCTTGTATCTTAACATGGTGGAGGGGGCAAAGAACTCCCCCAGTTCTCTTATGTGAATATGATGTTGTTtaaatctcattcatgagggctccaccatCATGACATAATCACCTCTCAAAGGATTCATTTCTAACAGCATCAACCTGTGAATATGAGGACAGAAAATTTATGGCAGTGATCTTTAACTTCCAAaccattgtgtttttattttgcctttcccTGAATACTAATAAGATTTCATCTTTATACATTTAATCTTCTtgagtttctgtctttgtgaAGTCCTCTTCAAGACTTTGTCCATTTTTGCTAGGTTGTCTatactttgttttctgtgtaGGAGACCATTATTGTACCTTTAGCCATAACTGTATGGAAACTCCCCAGTTTCAGGATTTAATGCAGAGATGATTTATGCGTCTCTTGTATTCTGTGGTTTGACAACCAACCTGCACTCAGCTAAGCTGTCGTCCTCTGGTCTGGGCTTTCCTGTGCTTTTGCAGTTCAGTGGGGAGCAGCTGGAAAGTTCTGTTTTAGCAGGTGGACGAGGCTTTTGTAGGAGGAGCCTTTACCCTTCTCTGTATAGTTTTTATGAATAGTTGACTAGACTGGGACAACTAACCTGGTCTTCATCTCAGCACAGTGGTATGATCCCAAGTCAGTTATTAGGGAAATTGTCCTCTTCCTGTCTGGACTAAGATCTGGGTCATCTCTTCTTCTGGGAAATATCACTGTTCAATGCAGGTTACAGGTCAGGCCAAGTAAGGGGAATGGAAATTGTCCCCTGATCAATtgtttctgtgtttccatttaaAGTTGGTTCTGTAATCTAGCTGGAACTGTTTATCTAAGATAATATGAAAATGGATGCATGTATGTTTaagtatatttaaatgtaaatctaaGGTTTCATAGTTCCTCAAAGATTTTCATTGTCAACTCAGTCATATATCAAATGTCCATAAGTACATTTCTGTTATCTCTTTTCTATTTAACTATTCAGTTTTCTGCACCATGTTATTAAAGTGGAAAATAAGTCTTGCTTTTCAGAatggtaattttttattttttaaagctgtctTGGCtacttttgattggctctcttttatttaacatttagtATCACTTAACCaacttccaggaaagaatacatgCTCAAGTCTTTGGCTCAAGTTGCATTGAAACACTAGATCACTttggagaaaatgaattttttttacaaaactgAGCTTTTCATTTCATGATTATGATATGAATTTTTAATTACTTAGGTGTTCTTTAATGTTAAAACACTTTTCATAACTTTCTCCACTAAGGCATATACATAAagtttttgttagatttattcatAGATAATGAGTAAGTTTGATATCAGATTCCTGAACAGGCTTTAAAAGGGGAGCCTCCTCCCTACACTACTTTAGCTGATCACTGTCACCCTTACAGCATTTTGGGAAGAGTTAATCAGTCTGTTTGCTCAATTGCAGTTATTGAGTTAGGAGTACCTGAAGGCGGTGTGATTGGAAAAGAATgattttagtttgttttctatctgAAGTGACTCACTTAGAAAGATAAGGGACTGATGTGCTGTAATGTTTGTGAGGTGGACAGAGAAGGAGTAGGTGTGGGAAGCTGAGGTGAGAATTCAGCAGAGGTTCCCAGGCTTGTTCTCCTGAAAGCTGAGGACAGACACGGCTTCCCTGCCCCCTCTTCTTGCCTCCATTCAGCTGGAAACTCCTCCAG contains:
- the LOC101106610 gene encoding dihydrodiol dehydrogenase 3-like isoform X1; protein product: MFLLFITFEGRRKKSQSAYSEEQQTMDPKGQKVKLNDGHFIPVLGFGTYAPPEVAKRDALEFTPFAIDVGFRHIDCAHAYQNEEQIGQAIRSKIADGTVKREDIFCTSKLWCTSFRPELVQPALEKSLKSLQLDYVDLYIMHYPLALKPGEELYPKDENGKLIADSVDLCRTWEALEKCKDAGLAKSIGVSNFNHKQLEKILNKPGLKYKPVCNQVECHPYLNQRKLLDFCKSHDIVLVAYSALGSQRVKGWVNPNHPVLLEDPVLSAIAQKHKKTAALVALRYQIQRGVVVLAKGNNKKWIKENMQVFDFELTPEDMKAIDGLDSNIRYCDFQLGIGHPEFPFSEEY
- the LOC101106610 gene encoding dihydrodiol dehydrogenase 3-like isoform X3 codes for the protein MVAKRDALEFTPFAIDVGFRHIDCAHAYQNEEQIGQAIRSKIADGTVKREDIFCTSKLWCTSFRPELVQPALEKSLKSLQLDYVDLYIMHYPLALKPGEELYPKDENGKLIADSVDLCRTWEALEKCKDAGLAKSIGVSNFNHKQLEKILNKPGLKYKPVCNQVECHPYLNQRKLLDFCKSHDIVLVAYSALGSQRVKGWVNPNHPVLLEDPVLSAIAQKHKKTAALVALRYQIQRGVVVLAKGNNKKWIKENMQVFDFELTPEDMKAIDGLDSNIRYCDFQLGIGHPEFPFSEEY
- the LOC101106610 gene encoding dihydrodiol dehydrogenase 3-like isoform X2 codes for the protein MDPKGQKVKLNDGHFIPVLGFGTYAPPEVAKRDALEFTPFAIDVGFRHIDCAHAYQNEEQIGQAIRSKIADGTVKREDIFCTSKLWCTSFRPELVQPALEKSLKSLQLDYVDLYIMHYPLALKPGEELYPKDENGKLIADSVDLCRTWEALEKCKDAGLAKSIGVSNFNHKQLEKILNKPGLKYKPVCNQVECHPYLNQRKLLDFCKSHDIVLVAYSALGSQRVKGWVNPNHPVLLEDPVLSAIAQKHKKTAALVALRYQIQRGVVVLAKGNNKKWIKENMQVFDFELTPEDMKAIDGLDSNIRYCDFQLGIGHPEFPFSEEY